One genomic region from Terriglobus aquaticus encodes:
- the nadC gene encoding carboxylating nicotinate-nucleotide diphosphorylase produces MDWKSRKVAAVLEAALAEDKATNDVTTNLAIAPDQRASATVLVRQDCVIAGLGAIGAVFDAFASLQTRAGGKRGSRYEIISHPEIFDGVRVRKGQTVAVIRHSATAILSCERVILNLLQRMSGIATLTREFVDATEGTHAQVLDTRKTMPGLRLLDKYAVCCGGGQNHRLDLQDGILLKQSHIALAGGLEAAVSRVVKQRKPGQKVEVEIRNLEDAETSVRAGADVLLFVHMTPREVALAVEQMRADHPNVLLEVADHLNLENVREYAETGVDFLSVGNLTRGALAVDLSMRITADVY; encoded by the coding sequence ATGGACTGGAAGAGCAGAAAGGTCGCAGCGGTGCTGGAAGCCGCGCTGGCCGAGGACAAAGCGACCAACGATGTGACCACCAACCTGGCGATTGCTCCCGACCAGCGCGCCAGCGCCACCGTCCTGGTACGGCAAGACTGCGTCATCGCCGGTCTGGGTGCAATCGGAGCCGTCTTTGACGCGTTTGCGTCGCTGCAAACCCGCGCCGGCGGCAAGCGCGGCAGCCGGTACGAAATCATCAGCCACCCCGAGATTTTCGACGGCGTGCGCGTGCGCAAGGGTCAGACCGTTGCGGTCATCCGGCACTCGGCCACCGCCATCCTCAGCTGCGAGCGCGTCATCCTGAACCTACTGCAACGCATGAGCGGTATCGCGACCCTGACCCGCGAGTTCGTCGACGCCACGGAAGGCACCCACGCCCAGGTGCTGGACACGCGCAAGACTATGCCAGGACTGCGCCTGCTCGATAAGTACGCCGTGTGTTGCGGTGGCGGGCAGAATCATCGGCTGGACCTGCAGGACGGCATCCTGCTGAAGCAGAGCCACATCGCCCTGGCCGGCGGCCTGGAGGCGGCGGTGTCGCGTGTGGTCAAGCAGCGCAAGCCGGGGCAAAAGGTCGAGGTGGAGATCCGCAACCTGGAAGACGCCGAGACCTCGGTGCGCGCCGGTGCGGACGTGCTCCTGTTCGTTCACATGACGCCCCGCGAGGTGGCCCTGGCCGTGGAGCAGATGCGAGCGGACCATCCGAACGTACTACTGGAAGTGGCGGACCACCTGAACCTGGAGAACGTGCGCGAGTATGCAGAGACCGGTGTGGACTTCCTGAGCGTCGGCAATCTGACTCGCGGTGCCCTGGCCGTAGACCTGAGCATGCGCATCACCGCCGATGTGTACTGA
- a CDS encoding PEP-CTERM sorting domain-containing protein (PEP-CTERM proteins occur, often in large numbers, in the proteomes of bacteria that also encode an exosortase, a predicted intramembrane cysteine proteinase. The presence of a PEP-CTERM domain at a protein's C-terminus predicts cleavage within the sorting domain, followed by covalent anchoring to some some component of the (usually Gram-negative) cell surface. Many PEP-CTERM proteins exhibit an unusual sequence composition that includes large numbers of potential glycosylation sites. Expression of one such protein has been shown restore the ability of a bacterium to form floc, a type of biofilm.) has protein sequence MAFSASKFKASMALVALGMACGLAAHADPVTWTQWNSVVGGNPGTASGTIALAGGIAVTYSGQLSGIGISTDWNPSSSYVGGTVSNAPDVSYQEVQMEGGNAYTETVSFSQAIANPVMAIWSLGQPGYSAEFDFTNDEPFTIQACGPNAQYGGSCITQAGGNTFGQEGNGTIQFSGSYSSISFTTPIYEGYYAFTIGAEGLPATPPPPPTTGVTPEPSSLALLLTGTSGLLGVARRRLRMGAA, from the coding sequence ATGGCTTTTTCTGCAAGCAAGTTCAAAGCATCGATGGCTTTGGTCGCACTCGGGATGGCGTGTGGCCTTGCGGCCCACGCCGACCCTGTTACCTGGACGCAATGGAACAGCGTCGTGGGGGGAAACCCTGGCACCGCGTCGGGCACCATCGCCTTGGCGGGCGGCATTGCCGTCACCTATAGCGGCCAGCTCAGTGGCATCGGCATCAGCACCGATTGGAACCCTTCCTCCAGTTATGTGGGCGGAACGGTCAGCAATGCACCGGATGTCTCCTATCAGGAGGTGCAGATGGAAGGCGGGAACGCGTACACCGAAACCGTCTCCTTCTCCCAAGCCATCGCGAACCCGGTCATGGCGATCTGGAGCCTGGGCCAGCCCGGCTATTCTGCTGAGTTCGACTTTACCAATGATGAGCCCTTCACGATTCAGGCGTGTGGTCCGAATGCCCAATATGGCGGGAGCTGCATCACGCAGGCCGGCGGCAACACGTTTGGCCAGGAGGGCAACGGCACCATCCAGTTCAGCGGAAGCTACTCCTCCATCAGTTTCACCACGCCGATTTATGAGGGCTACTACGCGTTTACCATCGGCGCGGAAGGCCTGCCCGCCACGCCACCGCCGCCACCAACCACCGGGGTGACACCCGAGCCGTCCTCGCTCGCGTTGCTCCTTACGGGTACATCGGGACTGCTCGGCGTGGCGCGCCGCCGTCTTCGCATGGGCGCGGCATAA
- the rpe gene encoding ribulose-phosphate 3-epimerase, whose amino-acid sequence MIDLAFSILAADFTRLGEEIATAQRGGGTVVHVDVMDGHFVPNITFGPPVVAAVRKVTRLPLDCHLMIEDPDRYIPDFAKAGADWLLVHQEVCRHLHRTLTSIREHGMQPAVVINPATPVETLIEVLPLVHHVLVMTVNPGFGGQSFIPRCVEKVRHLADLRKELGLNYRIEVDGGIAKDTVSAVVEAGADLLVSGSAIFQPGKTEENAREFLQVAKGAALVSA is encoded by the coding sequence GTGATCGACCTCGCCTTCAGCATTCTCGCCGCAGACTTCACCCGGCTCGGCGAGGAAATCGCCACCGCCCAGCGCGGCGGCGGCACCGTCGTCCACGTCGACGTGATGGACGGCCATTTTGTCCCCAACATCACCTTCGGTCCACCCGTCGTGGCCGCCGTCCGCAAGGTCACCCGCCTGCCGCTCGACTGCCACCTGATGATCGAAGATCCGGACCGCTATATTCCCGATTTCGCAAAAGCCGGTGCCGACTGGCTGCTCGTCCACCAGGAAGTTTGCCGGCACCTGCACCGGACGCTCACCTCAATCCGCGAGCACGGCATGCAGCCTGCCGTCGTAATCAATCCCGCAACGCCGGTGGAGACTCTCATCGAAGTCCTGCCGCTCGTGCACCACGTCCTCGTGATGACCGTGAACCCCGGTTTCGGCGGCCAGAGCTTCATTCCGCGCTGCGTCGAAAAGGTCCGTCATCTCGCCGATCTACGCAAAGAACTCGGCCTGAACTACCGCATCGAGGTTGACGGCGGTATCGCCAAGGACACCGTTTCGGCTGTCGTCGAAGCCGGTGCCGACCTCCTCGTTTCCGGTTCCGCAATCTTCCAGCCCGGCAAGACCGAGGAAAACGCACGCGAGTTCCTCCAGGTCGCAAAGGGCGCGGCGTTGGTCTCGGCCTGA
- a CDS encoding cold-shock protein, with protein sequence MEQGTVKWFNDAKGFGFLSRQNGEDVFVHHTAIKTNGFRTLQEGQSVTFDVVKGPKGFQAENVQPA encoded by the coding sequence ATGGAACAGGGCACTGTGAAGTGGTTTAACGACGCCAAGGGTTTCGGCTTTCTGAGCCGCCAGAACGGCGAGGACGTATTCGTCCACCACACCGCGATCAAGACCAACGGCTTCCGCACGCTGCAGGAAGGCCAGTCCGTGACCTTTGACGTCGTCAAGGGACCCAAGGGCTTCCAGGCAGAGAACGTTCAGCCTGCATAA
- a CDS encoding 1-(5-phosphoribosyl)-5-[(5-phosphoribosylamino)methylideneamino]imidazole-4-carboxamide isomerase, whose translation MLIPSIDLMGGRIVQLVQGETLKLAFDDFDYWIERFSKYPLVQLIDLDAAKRQGSNEPLIQQFTSKLNCQVGGGLRTAEDGQRMLDLGAKRVIYGSTLFGGDTEADRKRHPVLNLAFAESLRKALGEDQLVFSVDTKNGRVAVKGWQDSVDLTPEEAVTWLENDCGAFLYTHVDTEGTLSGFPIDVAAILRACTAKQLIVAGGIRSQVEVDELDQMGVDAVAGMAVYSGLMPA comes from the coding sequence ATGCTCATCCCCTCCATCGACCTCATGGGCGGCCGCATCGTCCAGCTCGTCCAGGGCGAAACCCTCAAACTCGCCTTCGACGACTTCGATTACTGGATCGAGCGTTTCAGCAAGTACCCCCTGGTCCAGCTCATCGACCTCGACGCCGCCAAGCGCCAGGGATCCAACGAGCCACTGATTCAGCAATTCACCAGCAAACTGAACTGCCAGGTCGGTGGCGGCCTTCGCACCGCGGAAGACGGCCAGCGCATGCTTGACCTCGGCGCCAAGCGCGTCATCTATGGCTCCACGCTCTTCGGCGGCGACACTGAAGCCGACCGCAAGCGCCACCCGGTCCTCAATCTCGCCTTCGCTGAATCGCTCCGCAAGGCGCTCGGCGAGGACCAGCTCGTCTTCAGCGTCGACACAAAGAACGGCCGCGTCGCCGTAAAAGGCTGGCAGGACTCCGTCGATCTCACCCCCGAAGAAGCCGTCACTTGGCTCGAAAACGACTGTGGCGCGTTCCTCTACACCCACGTCGACACCGAAGGCACCCTCTCTGGCTTCCCCATTGACGTCGCCGCGATCCTCCGCGCTTGCACCGCAAAACAGCTCATCGTCGCCGGAGGCATCCGCTCCCAGGTCGAAGTCGACGAACTCGACCAAATGGGTGTCGACGCCGTAGCCGGAATGGCCGTCTACTCCGGCCTCATGCCCGCCTGA
- a CDS encoding outer membrane protein assembly factor BamD: MRFSSPREFRSRSFFVRRSTTVLLAGLLFAPIANSVAQQQTAPAATDAQAPASTPADAPAGTTTADQTPTAVLSNTPRKKTRKTEDTKQEKRDEKVKQTKDTIKEQKRMQQRLKANPLANVNTAQPDKLLFDRAMVALNKGHYDVSRLLLQDMLATYPDSEFQMRAKLAFADSWYKEGGTAALTQAETEYKDFIVFFPNAPEAAEAQMRIGDIYFKQMDKPDRDYAKAVHAQEEYRNMLTQYPDSKLIPEAKQKLREVQEVLATRETGIADFYAGHDNYAASIARYQTVVDTYPLYSKIDSALIGLGDAYAAQARFVRSNPAMKNLSEDQRARLLKVYEDQAAAAYGRVVTVYNASPRVEDARDRLEALGAPIPEPTAEQVAASQALENSRQTYSIANRAKGLILRGPDVVQAARIGDPGLADPHATYAPQVSKRIESEFNAAVGNKPVAAAAANAPAAAGADDSTAAAPAGSTAASSAPATLSDIPANGAPTDAADAGSTTTVPVTPAGVAPATGNRSVGVEILTPGASTTTDAGYGLPKPGPANTALPPVEKAAEIPDAVNDAAGVKTPAGQQTPQADDKGKVKTPKPDYDSDVESSSKHKKKKGVKKLNPF; encoded by the coding sequence ATGCGTTTTTCTTCTCCGCGCGAGTTCCGCTCGCGCTCGTTCTTCGTCCGGCGTTCCACGACCGTGTTGCTTGCCGGACTCCTGTTCGCTCCCATCGCTAACAGCGTCGCCCAGCAGCAGACAGCTCCTGCGGCCACTGATGCGCAGGCACCCGCAAGCACACCCGCCGATGCGCCGGCCGGAACGACCACTGCGGACCAGACGCCGACCGCCGTTCTGAGCAACACGCCGCGTAAGAAGACCCGCAAGACGGAAGACACCAAGCAGGAAAAGCGCGACGAAAAGGTCAAGCAGACTAAGGACACGATCAAAGAGCAAAAGCGGATGCAGCAGCGGCTCAAGGCCAATCCGCTGGCCAACGTGAACACGGCACAGCCCGACAAGCTCCTGTTCGACCGCGCTATGGTCGCGCTGAACAAGGGTCACTACGACGTAAGCCGCCTCCTGCTGCAGGACATGCTCGCGACCTATCCCGATTCCGAGTTCCAGATGCGCGCCAAGCTCGCCTTTGCCGACAGCTGGTACAAGGAAGGCGGCACCGCCGCGCTGACCCAGGCCGAAACCGAGTACAAGGACTTCATCGTCTTCTTCCCGAACGCGCCGGAAGCTGCGGAAGCGCAGATGCGCATCGGCGACATCTACTTCAAGCAGATGGACAAGCCCGACCGCGACTACGCGAAGGCCGTTCACGCGCAGGAAGAGTATCGCAACATGCTCACGCAGTACCCGGACAGCAAGCTGATTCCGGAAGCGAAGCAGAAGCTGCGCGAAGTGCAGGAAGTGCTCGCCACACGTGAGACCGGCATCGCCGATTTCTACGCCGGCCACGACAACTACGCAGCCTCAATCGCCCGCTATCAAACCGTGGTCGATACGTACCCGCTGTACAGCAAGATCGACTCCGCGCTGATTGGACTCGGCGATGCGTACGCTGCGCAGGCTCGCTTCGTTCGCAGCAATCCTGCGATGAAGAATCTGAGCGAAGACCAGCGCGCCCGCCTCCTGAAGGTGTACGAAGATCAGGCAGCAGCGGCGTACGGCCGTGTGGTCACGGTGTACAACGCTTCGCCGCGCGTCGAGGATGCACGCGATCGCCTGGAAGCGCTTGGCGCCCCGATTCCGGAGCCCACGGCCGAGCAGGTTGCCGCCAGCCAGGCGCTGGAGAACAGCCGCCAGACCTACAGCATCGCCAACCGCGCCAAGGGCCTGATCCTGCGCGGGCCGGACGTGGTGCAAGCTGCCCGTATTGGCGACCCCGGCCTGGCCGACCCGCATGCGACGTACGCTCCGCAGGTATCCAAGCGCATTGAGAGCGAGTTCAACGCCGCTGTCGGCAACAAGCCCGTGGCCGCGGCCGCAGCGAACGCGCCAGCGGCGGCCGGTGCGGACGACAGCACCGCGGCAGCGCCGGCAGGCTCAACCGCAGCAAGTTCAGCACCCGCGACCCTATCGGATATCCCGGCAAACGGCGCGCCAACCGACGCTGCCGATGCTGGCAGCACGACCACGGTTCCGGTTACGCCGGCTGGTGTTGCTCCCGCGACCGGCAACCGCAGCGTTGGCGTGGAGATCCTGACACCAGGCGCAAGCACCACGACCGACGCCGGATACGGCTTGCCCAAGCCCGGCCCCGCAAACACGGCATTGCCGCCGGTAGAGAAGGCTGCTGAAATCCCCGACGCAGTCAACGACGCCGCCGGTGTGAAGACCCCAGCCGGACAGCAGACACCGCAGGCAGACGACAAGGGCAAGGTCAAGACTCCCAAGCCCGACTACGACAGCGACGTGGAAAGCAGCAGCAAGCACAAGAAGAAGAAGGGCGTGAAGAAGCTGAACCCGTTCTAA
- a CDS encoding esterase yields the protein MHRLTALSVVLAAGSFSASALSQAAAPPIQVRPANPKRVVSIDPAARAAQQQIKSAIANPDGSATFNVIAPNAKSVAVTLEGEAEPRPLQQDANGTWTLTTEPLKPEYYGYRVIVDDEREMDPRDPMVRLNLQNPSSIVHIPGRPSPAPWDLQDIPHGTVEHVMYTSKLATDEAGLHDRDLYVYLPPNYDAKRKQKFPVLYLLHGYSDSAIGWTDAGQANWIMDSLIQQGKIQPMVVVMPRAYGTMRMITEGWGVWTAPYKLPIENQDIFEQMMLKEIIPMSEARYNIATDSAHRALAGLSMGGGHSIHTGLSHPEVFGYVGAFSSAIVSPLAPGSTNAQNASSISDETYQAAFQGIVPNAKTQAPFKLFWLSCGTEDGLNTVNQKFGTWAKQNVKGNVSINQTPGMHTWLVWRDNLITFSQLLWK from the coding sequence ATGCACCGGCTCACCGCTTTGTCTGTCGTCCTTGCCGCTGGTTCGTTCAGCGCATCCGCACTGTCCCAGGCTGCGGCTCCCCCCATTCAGGTGCGGCCTGCAAACCCGAAGCGGGTTGTCTCCATCGACCCTGCTGCACGTGCGGCACAGCAGCAGATCAAATCTGCCATCGCAAACCCGGACGGAAGCGCGACCTTTAACGTGATCGCGCCCAACGCGAAGAGTGTTGCCGTCACGCTGGAAGGCGAAGCAGAACCGCGTCCACTGCAGCAGGACGCGAACGGCACCTGGACGCTGACGACGGAGCCGCTGAAGCCCGAGTACTACGGATATCGCGTCATAGTGGACGACGAGCGCGAAATGGATCCTCGGGATCCGATGGTCCGCCTGAACCTGCAAAACCCGTCGAGCATCGTGCACATCCCGGGCCGGCCGTCACCCGCGCCGTGGGACCTGCAGGACATTCCGCATGGCACGGTGGAACACGTGATGTACACCAGCAAGCTGGCCACGGACGAAGCCGGCCTGCACGACCGCGACCTGTACGTGTACCTGCCGCCGAACTACGACGCGAAGCGCAAGCAGAAGTTTCCGGTGCTGTACCTGCTGCACGGCTACTCGGACTCGGCAATTGGATGGACGGACGCCGGTCAGGCGAACTGGATCATGGACTCGCTGATCCAGCAGGGCAAGATCCAGCCCATGGTCGTCGTCATGCCGCGCGCCTATGGCACCATGCGCATGATTACCGAGGGCTGGGGTGTTTGGACCGCGCCGTACAAGCTGCCCATTGAAAACCAGGACATCTTCGAGCAGATGATGCTCAAGGAAATCATCCCCATGTCGGAGGCCCGCTACAACATCGCGACCGACTCAGCGCATCGCGCGCTGGCTGGGCTGAGCATGGGCGGCGGCCACTCCATCCACACAGGGCTTAGCCATCCTGAGGTCTTCGGCTACGTGGGTGCGTTCTCGTCCGCGATCGTCTCGCCGCTCGCGCCAGGGTCGACGAATGCGCAGAACGCCTCCAGCATTTCTGACGAGACCTATCAGGCAGCATTTCAGGGCATCGTTCCGAATGCGAAAACGCAAGCACCGTTCAAGTTGTTCTGGCTCTCTTGCGGCACCGAGGATGGGCTGAACACGGTAAATCAGAAGTTCGGCACCTGGGCCAAGCAGAACGTGAAAGGCAACGTAAGCATCAACCAGACTCCGGGGATGCATACCTGGTTGGTGTGGCGTGACAACCTGATCACGTTCTCGCAGCTACTGTGGAAGTAA
- a CDS encoding valine--tRNA ligase, translated as MPTELPKSYDPSLIESKWAEFWVRERLWDVPASIADSATAAKPFVMLLPPPNVTGRLHMGHMLNQTEMDILTRWHRMRGEEAVWVPGTDHAGIATQMMVERQLASEGTNRKEIGRDAFLDRVWQWKSQYGGAITDQMRRLGASVDWSREYFTMDDNLSNAVTEAFVRLYEQGLIYRGSYIVNWDPVQQTAVSDLEVEHKETVGKLYFVRYPLADGSGDITIATTRPETMLGDVAVVVNPADERYTALVGKTITLPLVGREIPILADDWAKPEFGTGAVKVTPAHDPNDFEIGKRHNLQNLIIMDETAHIAVPGSPYDGLDRYEARERVVEDLRAQGLLVDVKDHNLAVATSQRSGAVIEPRLSPQWFVKIQPLADKAIAAVEQGAIKFTPSMYEKTYFEWMRNIHDWCISRQLWWGHRIPAYHCPQCETVCVSRTRPERCGCCDHAEMQQETDVLDTWFSSGLLPFTVFGWPEPSLDSAKFYPTDLLVTGFDILFFWVARMIMLGTHFMLDVPMPDGSKRELKNAVPFREVYIHALVRDADRQKMSKTKGNVIDPIQIIEKYGTDAVRFTLASQASPGTDIAFNEQRTEGYRAFANKIWNAARFLFLQMERAKAAGYNVKMGPAAAVSALPEITPIETRWIFARLREVCGAVDKALADYRFDEAANAVYQFFWGEFCDWYLELVKLRLDFPAPAEGAAEDEKPIQNPETAISLAGLVGVFEASLRLLSPFMPFLTEEVWHALYEDAAPAKSIALTRYPQAEDYPADDAATAAITTLQELIVTVRGLRKDMGVPEKEAAPILLHGDNRTLALADANRDMLAKQARVSDVDFSNDPLTGAAARSGANFDVAVVYERQIDVAAERERLTKEIAKLEKGLQAAERQLGNEAFLAKAPQAVVDGLKKQQAETSALYEKAKASLAALPA; from the coding sequence ATGCCGACTGAGTTGCCGAAATCGTATGACCCGTCCCTGATTGAATCCAAGTGGGCCGAGTTCTGGGTGCGTGAGCGCCTTTGGGATGTGCCCGCCAGCATTGCCGATAGCGCTACTGCAGCAAAGCCGTTCGTTATGCTGCTGCCGCCGCCGAATGTGACCGGCCGTCTGCACATGGGTCACATGCTGAACCAGACGGAGATGGACATCCTCACCCGCTGGCACCGCATGCGCGGCGAAGAGGCCGTGTGGGTTCCTGGCACCGATCACGCCGGCATCGCGACCCAGATGATGGTCGAGCGGCAGCTTGCCAGTGAAGGCACGAACCGGAAGGAGATCGGCCGCGACGCCTTCCTGGATCGCGTGTGGCAGTGGAAGAGCCAGTACGGCGGCGCCATCACTGACCAGATGCGCCGCCTTGGCGCCAGCGTCGACTGGAGTCGCGAGTACTTCACCATGGACGACAACCTGTCGAACGCGGTGACCGAGGCGTTTGTGCGCCTGTATGAGCAGGGGCTGATCTACCGCGGCAGCTACATCGTGAACTGGGATCCGGTGCAGCAGACCGCCGTGAGCGACCTGGAGGTCGAGCACAAGGAGACCGTCGGCAAGTTGTACTTCGTGCGCTATCCGCTGGCGGACGGTTCGGGCGACATTACGATCGCGACCACGCGTCCGGAGACGATGCTGGGCGACGTTGCCGTGGTGGTAAACCCGGCGGACGAGCGCTACACCGCGCTGGTCGGCAAGACGATCACGCTGCCGCTAGTCGGCCGAGAAATCCCGATCCTTGCCGACGACTGGGCCAAGCCCGAGTTCGGCACAGGCGCGGTGAAGGTGACGCCGGCGCACGACCCGAACGACTTTGAGATCGGCAAGCGCCACAACCTGCAGAACCTGATCATCATGGACGAGACCGCGCACATCGCCGTGCCCGGTTCGCCGTACGACGGTCTCGACCGCTACGAAGCGCGTGAGCGCGTGGTCGAAGATTTACGCGCGCAGGGCCTGCTGGTCGACGTCAAGGACCACAACCTGGCCGTTGCCACGTCGCAACGTTCGGGCGCGGTGATTGAGCCGCGTCTCTCACCGCAGTGGTTCGTGAAGATTCAGCCGCTGGCAGACAAGGCCATCGCGGCGGTCGAGCAGGGCGCGATCAAGTTCACGCCCAGCATGTACGAGAAGACGTATTTCGAGTGGATGCGGAACATCCACGACTGGTGCATCAGCCGGCAGTTGTGGTGGGGCCACCGCATTCCGGCCTACCACTGCCCGCAGTGCGAGACCGTGTGCGTGAGCCGCACCCGGCCGGAGCGCTGTGGCTGCTGCGATCACGCGGAGATGCAGCAGGAAACGGACGTGCTGGACACATGGTTTTCCAGCGGCCTGCTGCCTTTCACGGTGTTCGGCTGGCCTGAGCCGTCGCTGGACTCGGCGAAGTTCTATCCCACCGATCTGCTGGTCACGGGCTTTGACATCCTCTTCTTCTGGGTCGCCCGCATGATCATGCTGGGCACACACTTCATGCTGGACGTGCCGATGCCGGACGGATCGAAGCGCGAGTTGAAGAATGCGGTGCCCTTCCGCGAAGTCTACATTCACGCCCTGGTGCGCGATGCCGACCGGCAGAAGATGAGCAAGACCAAGGGCAATGTGATCGATCCGATCCAGATCATCGAGAAGTACGGCACGGACGCGGTGCGCTTCACGCTGGCATCGCAGGCGTCGCCCGGTACGGACATCGCCTTCAACGAGCAGCGTACCGAGGGCTACCGCGCGTTTGCGAACAAGATATGGAACGCCGCCCGCTTCCTCTTCCTTCAGATGGAGCGCGCCAAGGCTGCCGGCTACAACGTGAAGATGGGTCCCGCGGCCGCTGTTTCTGCACTGCCGGAGATCACGCCGATTGAGACGCGCTGGATCTTTGCGCGTCTGCGCGAGGTGTGCGGCGCGGTGGACAAGGCGCTGGCGGACTACCGCTTCGACGAGGCGGCCAACGCGGTCTATCAGTTCTTCTGGGGCGAGTTCTGCGACTGGTACCTGGAGTTGGTGAAGCTGCGGCTCGACTTCCCTGCTCCCGCTGAGGGCGCGGCGGAAGACGAGAAACCGATCCAGAACCCGGAAACGGCGATCTCGCTGGCCGGCCTGGTCGGTGTCTTCGAAGCGTCGTTGCGGCTGCTGTCGCCGTTCATGCCGTTCCTGACTGAAGAGGTCTGGCACGCGCTGTACGAGGACGCAGCACCCGCGAAGTCGATCGCGCTGACCCGCTACCCGCAGGCGGAGGACTACCCTGCCGACGACGCCGCCACCGCCGCAATCACCACGCTGCAGGAGCTGATCGTCACCGTTCGCGGCCTGCGCAAGGACATGGGCGTGCCGGAGAAGGAAGCCGCCCCGATCCTGCTGCACGGGGACAACCGCACGCTTGCGCTGGCCGACGCGAATCGCGACATGCTGGCCAAGCAAGCGCGCGTCAGCGATGTGGACTTCAGCAACGATCCGCTGACCGGTGCGGCAGCACGTTCCGGCGCGAACTTCGACGTAGCAGTGGTGTACGAGCGGCAGATCGATGTGGCCGCCGAACGCGAGCGGCTCACCAAGGAGATCGCAAAGCTCGAGAAGGGCTTGCAGGCTGCGGAACGTCAGCTCGGCAACGAAGCCTTTCTGGCCAAGGCGCCGCAGGCCGTGGTCGATGGCCTGAAGAAGCAGCAGGCGGAGACGTCTGCGCTGTACGAAAAGGCCAAGGCGTCGCTTGCGGCCCTGCCCGCCTAA
- a CDS encoding HAD family hydrolase — MSEALLLPPGDFRAYLFDLDGTVADTMPLHFVCWNEALGLHGCSLDERQFYALAGVPVERTIEMLNEQHGLQMPARELAEYKEALFLKRLVKLKPVEAVVAHVHEGHGRIPLAIVSGSPRASIFNSLRLLGLTDKFDVIVGAEDYAHGKPDPEPFLTAAARLGVPPEHCLVFEDADLGIEAAVAAGMQWVKVPQPPLG; from the coding sequence ATGTCGGAAGCTTTGTTGTTGCCGCCTGGCGACTTTCGCGCGTACCTGTTCGACCTGGACGGGACGGTGGCGGATACGATGCCGCTGCACTTTGTCTGCTGGAACGAGGCCTTGGGCCTGCACGGGTGTTCGCTGGATGAGCGGCAGTTCTACGCGCTGGCGGGCGTGCCGGTGGAGCGCACGATCGAGATGCTGAATGAGCAGCATGGCTTGCAGATGCCGGCACGCGAGCTGGCCGAGTACAAGGAAGCGTTGTTTCTGAAGCGGCTTGTGAAGTTGAAACCGGTGGAAGCCGTGGTGGCCCATGTGCACGAGGGGCATGGGCGGATCCCGCTAGCAATCGTTTCAGGGTCCCCGAGGGCGAGTATCTTCAACTCGCTGCGATTGCTGGGGCTGACGGACAAGTTCGATGTGATTGTCGGGGCGGAGGATTACGCCCACGGCAAGCCGGATCCGGAGCCGTTTCTGACGGCGGCGGCACGGCTGGGTGTCCCGCCCGAGCACTGCCTGGTGTTTGAGGATGCGGACTTAGGGATCGAGGCGGCGGTTGCAGCGGGGATGCAGTGGGTGAAGGTGCCTCAACCTCCGCTGGGGTAG